The proteins below come from a single uncultured Fibrobacter sp. genomic window:
- the rpoB gene encoding DNA-directed RNA polymerase subunit beta, with translation MTTERKSYSSNKFQLELPYLIEVQKASYEQFLQKEISPEKRLKVGLERVFQDIFPITDVKGLYSLNYEGYYFGIPKYSIPECRERGLTYSMELYATLSLQIFEEDGEDRKLKEEVKNDVLICELPIMTENGTFIVNGAERVVVSQLHRSYGISFDEELQPSGRSDYKSRIIPHRGAWVEFNTEGDTLYLIIDRKKKLAATTMLRCIGFETTQEILKLFYKKTEEVSVSDLSKEFDENGVCVLIDRIIFEDVIDKDSGEVIVHANDVIDEKKLECLIENKVETVVLLSKDEDNLLIHYTLAADKSKSREDALKAIYSVTHQQQDEAPDMRTAELYFDSQFISDPHKYDLGEVGRYRLNAKIYSKPEILKVLEEQGDEFKIPSLTTMTMSKADFLAIIEYMVGLYSDTEGYTLDDIDHLGNRRTRSVGELLANQISVGLSRMSRVIRENLNLHGEDEQTTPRDLVNTRMVSSTVQSFFGSSQLSQFMDQMNPLSELTHKRRLSALGPGGLSRERAGFEVRDVHYTHYGRLCPIETPEGPNIGLINSLASFAVVNHFGFIETPYRIVGLIDFKDAKGNIVKIPEAKWHFGIFKAFVHDPHLFLELELSKKQIDSVRMNLDIKQRDLFEGFVNKVFAFKDAEGNVTYYRNGFTVDDFNGKADYEQVGTVVEQIVSDYITFLTADEEDAFKVAPASTELTEDNRFKGDMDGYVIVRDKSEYPHLMRQDSFALDDTETERIDLMDVAPMQIVSVAAGLIPFLEHDDANRALMGSNMQRQAVPLLRAEAPVVGTGLERRAALDSGTVVRAKHDGKVTFVDARNITVQRGNMVDGNFVPLTGLGEDYEFLGKDPIDNYVLRKFERSNQDSCINQKPIVDVGDFVKAGDVLADGVSTDHGELALGKNILIGFLPWNGYNYEDAVIISEELAIKDTFTSIHIEEYELEVRDTKRGPEELTREIPNVGEDALRNLDENGVIRVGAEVSADDILVGKVTPKGETELSPEERLLRAIFGEKAGDVRDSSLKAPPGMKGVVLETRIFSKKDKADKNSKEKDQETINEIRSNFQAQIDKIKASCSEHLFELLGGKAAGKVMDNETHELLIREGQTYTEQNLSVIDVTKVSPASTFVVGDDELQEKVLSLVLVARDNLDTLTRTMEKEIDKVTKGDELKPGVLKSVKVYIAKKRCLSIGDKMAGRHGNKGVVSKIVPVEDMPFTEDGRPLQILLNPLGVPSRMNIGQVLEVHLGWAAKTLGFKVSTPVFDGAKFEDICKELEKAYQKNPIVNYEMDPDNNKIIGKAKLYDGRTGEAFLNPVTIGYMYYLKLGHLVDDKIHARSIGSYALVTQQPLGGKSQFGGQRFGEMEVWAMEAYGAAYTLQELLTVKSDDVQGRSKVYDAIVHGQNTPKPGVPESFNVMIREVRSLGLNIQTNGDK, from the coding sequence ATGACCACGGAGCGAAAAAGCTATTCCTCCAATAAGTTCCAGCTGGAACTCCCGTACCTGATCGAAGTCCAGAAGGCTTCGTACGAGCAATTCCTCCAGAAGGAAATCTCGCCAGAAAAACGTCTCAAGGTAGGGCTGGAACGCGTGTTCCAGGATATTTTCCCGATCACTGACGTCAAGGGTCTTTATTCCCTTAATTATGAAGGTTATTATTTCGGTATCCCGAAGTACAGCATCCCCGAATGCCGTGAGCGTGGTCTCACGTATTCCATGGAGCTTTACGCCACTCTTTCTCTCCAGATTTTTGAAGAAGATGGCGAAGACCGCAAGCTCAAGGAAGAAGTCAAGAACGACGTCCTTATTTGCGAACTCCCGATCATGACTGAAAACGGTACGTTCATCGTCAATGGCGCTGAACGTGTTGTCGTTTCCCAGTTGCACCGTTCCTACGGTATTAGCTTTGACGAAGAACTCCAGCCGAGCGGCCGTTCCGACTATAAGAGCCGTATTATTCCGCACCGCGGCGCTTGGGTTGAATTCAATACCGAAGGCGACACCCTTTACCTCATCATCGACCGTAAGAAGAAGCTCGCCGCTACGACCATGCTCCGCTGCATCGGTTTCGAAACGACTCAGGAAATCTTGAAGCTCTTCTACAAGAAGACCGAAGAAGTTTCTGTTAGCGACCTCTCCAAGGAATTTGACGAAAATGGCGTTTGCGTTCTCATCGACCGCATCATTTTCGAAGACGTGATCGACAAGGATTCCGGCGAAGTGATCGTCCACGCTAACGACGTGATCGACGAAAAGAAGCTCGAGTGCCTCATCGAAAATAAGGTGGAAACGGTTGTGCTCCTCTCCAAGGACGAAGACAACCTCCTCATCCACTACACCCTCGCTGCCGACAAGTCCAAGTCTCGCGAAGACGCCCTTAAGGCTATCTACTCCGTGACTCACCAGCAGCAGGACGAAGCTCCGGATATGCGCACTGCCGAACTTTACTTCGACAGCCAGTTCATTTCCGATCCGCACAAGTACGATCTCGGCGAAGTTGGCCGTTATCGCTTGAACGCTAAGATTTACAGCAAGCCCGAAATCTTGAAGGTCCTCGAAGAACAGGGCGACGAATTCAAGATTCCGTCTCTCACCACGATGACCATGAGCAAGGCCGACTTCCTTGCTATCATCGAATACATGGTTGGCCTCTACAGCGATACCGAAGGTTACACCCTCGACGATATCGACCACTTGGGCAACCGTCGTACCCGTTCCGTGGGCGAACTCCTTGCTAACCAGATTTCCGTGGGTCTCTCTCGTATGTCTCGCGTCATCCGCGAGAACCTGAACCTCCACGGCGAAGACGAACAGACCACTCCGCGCGACCTCGTGAATACTCGTATGGTCAGCTCCACGGTGCAGTCCTTCTTCGGTTCTTCTCAGCTTTCCCAGTTCATGGACCAGATGAACCCGCTTTCTGAATTGACTCACAAGCGTCGTCTCTCTGCTCTTGGTCCTGGTGGTCTTTCCCGCGAACGCGCAGGCTTCGAAGTCCGTGACGTGCACTACACGCACTACGGCCGTCTCTGCCCGATCGAAACTCCGGAAGGCCCGAACATCGGTCTTATCAACTCCCTCGCATCTTTCGCCGTGGTGAACCACTTCGGCTTCATTGAAACCCCGTACCGTATCGTGGGTCTCATTGACTTCAAGGATGCCAAGGGCAACATTGTGAAGATTCCGGAAGCCAAGTGGCACTTCGGTATCTTCAAGGCTTTCGTGCATGACCCGCACCTCTTCCTGGAACTCGAACTTTCCAAGAAGCAGATCGATTCCGTGCGCATGAACCTCGACATCAAGCAGCGCGACCTCTTCGAAGGTTTCGTGAACAAGGTGTTTGCGTTCAAGGATGCCGAAGGCAACGTGACTTACTACCGTAACGGTTTCACCGTTGATGACTTCAACGGCAAGGCCGACTACGAACAGGTGGGCACTGTGGTTGAACAGATCGTTTCCGACTACATCACCTTCCTCACCGCCGACGAAGAAGATGCATTCAAGGTGGCTCCGGCTTCTACCGAACTCACCGAAGACAACCGCTTCAAGGGTGACATGGACGGCTACGTGATCGTTCGCGACAAGAGCGAATATCCGCACCTCATGCGCCAGGACAGCTTCGCCCTCGACGACACCGAAACCGAACGCATTGACCTCATGGACGTGGCCCCGATGCAGATCGTGTCTGTGGCTGCTGGTCTTATCCCGTTCCTTGAACACGATGACGCTAACCGTGCATTGATGGGTTCTAACATGCAGCGCCAGGCGGTACCTCTGCTCCGCGCCGAAGCTCCGGTTGTGGGTACGGGTCTCGAACGCCGCGCCGCTCTCGATTCGGGTACGGTCGTCCGCGCCAAGCACGACGGTAAGGTGACCTTCGTTGACGCTCGCAACATCACCGTGCAGCGTGGCAACATGGTCGACGGCAACTTCGTGCCGCTCACCGGTCTCGGCGAAGACTACGAATTCCTCGGCAAGGATCCGATTGACAACTACGTTCTCCGCAAGTTCGAACGTTCCAACCAGGATTCCTGCATCAACCAGAAGCCTATCGTGGATGTGGGCGACTTCGTCAAGGCTGGCGATGTGCTCGCTGACGGTGTGTCTACCGACCACGGCGAACTGGCTCTCGGTAAGAACATCTTGATCGGCTTCCTCCCCTGGAACGGTTACAACTACGAAGACGCCGTTATCATTTCGGAAGAACTCGCCATCAAGGATACCTTTACTTCTATCCATATCGAAGAATACGAATTGGAAGTCCGCGACACCAAGCGCGGTCCGGAAGAACTCACTCGTGAAATTCCGAACGTCGGCGAAGATGCTCTCCGCAACCTCGACGAAAACGGCGTGATCCGCGTGGGTGCCGAAGTTTCTGCTGACGATATCCTCGTCGGTAAGGTGACGCCGAAGGGCGAAACCGAACTCTCTCCGGAAGAACGTTTGCTCCGCGCTATCTTCGGCGAAAAGGCCGGCGACGTGCGCGATTCTTCTCTGAAGGCTCCTCCGGGAATGAAGGGTGTCGTGCTCGAAACCCGTATCTTCAGCAAGAAGGACAAGGCCGACAAGAACAGCAAGGAAAAGGATCAGGAAACGATCAACGAAATCCGTTCCAACTTCCAGGCTCAGATCGACAAGATCAAGGCTTCTTGCTCCGAACACTTGTTCGAACTCTTGGGCGGCAAGGCTGCCGGTAAGGTCATGGACAACGAAACCCATGAACTCCTTATCCGCGAAGGCCAGACTTATACTGAACAGAACCTCTCCGTCATCGACGTGACGAAGGTTTCTCCGGCTTCCACTTTCGTGGTGGGCGACGACGAACTCCAGGAAAAGGTTCTTTCGCTCGTGCTCGTTGCACGCGACAACCTGGATACGCTTACCCGTACCATGGAAAAGGAAATCGACAAGGTCACTAAGGGTGACGAACTCAAGCCGGGTGTCCTCAAGAGCGTGAAGGTCTACATCGCCAAGAAGCGTTGCCTCTCTATCGGTGACAAGATGGCAGGTCGTCACGGTAACAAGGGTGTGGTCTCCAAGATCGTGCCTGTTGAAGACATGCCGTTCACCGAAGACGGTCGTCCGCTCCAGATTCTTCTGAACCCGCTGGGCGTGCCTTCTCGTATGAACATCGGTCAGGTGCTCGAAGTCCACTTGGGCTGGGCTGCCAAGACCCTCGGTTTCAAGGTTTCCACTCCGGTGTTCGACGGTGCCAAGTTCGAAGACATCTGCAAGGAACTCGAAAAGGCTTACCAGAAGAACCCGATCGTGAACTACGAAATGGATCCGGACAATAACAAGATTATCGGTAAGGCAAAGCTCTATGATGGCCGTACCGGTGAAGCATTCTTGAACCCGGTTACTATCGGTTACATGTACTACCTGAAGCTCGGTCACTTGGTGGACGACAAGATCCACGCCCGTTCTATCGGTAGCTACGCGCTCGTGACGCAGCAGCCTCTTGGCGGTAAGAGCCAGTTCGGTGGCCAGCGCTTCGGTGAAATGGAAGTGTGGGCTATGGAAGCTTACGGTGCCGCTTACACGCTGCAGGAACTCCTCACCGTCAAGTCTGACGACGTGCAGGGCCGTTCTAAGGTGTACGACGCTATCGTGCACGGTCAGAACACTCCGAAGCCGGGTGTTCCTGAATCCTTCAACGTTATGATCCGCGAAGTTCGTTCTTTGGGTCTCAATATTCAGACCAATGGAGATAAGTAA
- the rplL gene encoding 50S ribosomal protein L7/L12, translating to MATDIKALGDQIVGLTLLEAKALADYLKETHGIEAAAGGAVVMAAAAAAPAEEKTEFDVILVECGAKKMDVLKAVRAITGLGLKEAKDLVEKANSVVKEAMPKADAEKLKKDLEDLGAKVALK from the coding sequence ATGGCAACTGATATCAAGGCACTGGGCGATCAAATCGTTGGTCTTACCCTTCTCGAAGCCAAGGCTTTGGCTGACTACCTTAAAGAAACCCACGGCATCGAAGCTGCTGCCGGTGGCGCCGTCGTAATGGCCGCCGCTGCTGCCGCTCCTGCTGAAGAAAAGACTGAATTCGACGTGATCCTCGTCGAATGCGGCGCTAAGAAGATGGACGTCCTCAAGGCCGTTCGCGCTATCACCGGTCTGGGCCTCAAGGAAGCTAAGGACCTGGTCGAAAAGGCCAACAGCGTGGTCAAGGAAGCAATGCCGAAGGCCGACGCTGAAAAGCTCAAGAAGGACTTGGAAGATCTCGGAGCAAAGGTCGCTCTGAAGTAA
- the rplJ gene encoding 50S ribosomal protein L10: protein MKAVVKKQQTVDSLVESFNGATAVYLLNYQGMTVEKDNALRKALASKGVKYHAVKNTLLKRVLAALKVEGLDDLLTGATSVMVGFEEDPLLPAREIEAFHKANPDFLVAKSVYLDGKAMPGSEVVNLSKIPDRKGMIAQIVSIALGPGSTIAGQIKTLQEKLEKESGSEAAPEAAAEA, encoded by the coding sequence ATGAAAGCTGTAGTTAAAAAACAACAGACCGTGGATTCGCTCGTCGAGTCCTTCAATGGCGCTACCGCCGTCTATCTGCTCAATTATCAAGGCATGACCGTAGAAAAGGACAATGCCCTTCGCAAGGCACTCGCATCTAAGGGTGTGAAGTACCACGCTGTGAAGAACACTCTTCTCAAGCGCGTGCTCGCTGCTCTTAAGGTCGAAGGTCTCGACGATTTGCTGACCGGCGCAACTTCTGTGATGGTCGGCTTCGAAGAAGATCCGCTTCTGCCTGCTCGCGAAATTGAAGCATTCCACAAAGCAAACCCCGATTTCTTGGTTGCCAAGAGCGTGTACCTTGATGGCAAGGCGATGCCTGGCTCCGAAGTCGTGAACCTCTCCAAGATCCCGGATCGTAAGGGTATGATCGCTCAGATCGTCTCCATCGCTCTCGGACCTGGCTCCACGATCGCCGGTCAAATCAAGACGCTCCAGGAAAAGCTGGAAAAAGAATCGGGCTCCGAAGCTGCTCCTGAAGCCGCTGCGGAAGCTTAA
- the rplA gene encoding 50S ribosomal protein L1: protein MFRGKKYKKIAESIDRNKAYDLAEAVQILKKSELKFDQTVEIHFNLGVDPKHSDQVVRGTVVLPHGTGRQVRVLVFCKDNNLEVAKNAGADYAGGADLVQKIQEGWLDFDSVVATPDMMPVISKVAKVLGPRGLMPSPKAGTVTVNVAQTVKELKAGKIQYRVDKGANVHAPVGKLSFGVEQLVENTKAVIDSVVKNKPQSSKGTYIKSLTLSATMAPGIKLDMALTR from the coding sequence ATGTTCAGAGGAAAAAAATACAAGAAGATTGCTGAAAGCATCGATCGTAACAAGGCTTATGATCTTGCTGAAGCAGTCCAAATCCTTAAAAAGTCCGAATTGAAGTTCGACCAGACGGTCGAAATCCACTTCAATCTCGGTGTGGACCCAAAACATTCCGACCAAGTGGTTCGTGGCACTGTTGTGCTGCCGCATGGTACCGGTCGTCAGGTCCGCGTCTTGGTTTTCTGCAAGGACAATAATCTTGAAGTTGCAAAGAACGCAGGCGCAGACTACGCTGGTGGTGCTGACTTGGTTCAGAAGATTCAGGAAGGCTGGCTGGACTTTGATTCCGTCGTTGCTACTCCCGACATGATGCCGGTGATTAGTAAGGTCGCTAAGGTCCTCGGTCCTCGCGGTTTGATGCCTTCTCCGAAGGCCGGCACGGTTACGGTTAACGTGGCCCAGACGGTTAAGGAACTCAAGGCTGGTAAGATTCAGTACCGCGTTGACAAGGGCGCCAACGTCCATGCCCCCGTAGGCAAGCTCTCCTTCGGCGTCGAACAGCTGGTTGAAAACACCAAGGCTGTGATCGATTCCGTCGTCAAGAACAAGCCTCAATCTTCTAAGGGCACCTACATTAAGAGCCTTACGTTGTCTGCAACGATGGCTCCGGGCATCAAACTTGATATGGCACTGACGCGATAG
- the rplK gene encoding 50S ribosomal protein L11 encodes MAKKITGYIKLQIPAGAANPAPPVGPALGQKGVNIMEFCKQFNAKTQNDKGMIIPVVITVYADKSFTFITKVSPVPALIKKAAGIESGSGEPNRKKVGKLTKAQVQDIAQKKMPDLNTIDLEAAMRMVAGTARSMGVEVVD; translated from the coding sequence GTGGCAAAGAAAATCACAGGTTATATTAAGCTCCAGATTCCTGCAGGCGCCGCAAACCCGGCTCCTCCGGTGGGTCCCGCCCTTGGTCAGAAGGGTGTGAACATCATGGAATTCTGCAAGCAGTTCAACGCTAAGACCCAGAACGACAAGGGCATGATTATCCCGGTCGTTATCACGGTCTATGCCGATAAGAGCTTTACCTTCATCACGAAGGTATCGCCGGTTCCGGCCCTCATCAAGAAGGCTGCCGGCATTGAAAGCGGCTCTGGCGAACCCAACCGTAAGAAAGTTGGTAAGCTCACCAAGGCCCAGGTCCAGGATATCGCCCAAAAGAAGATGCCGGATCTAAACACAATCGACCTCGAAGCCGCTATGCGCATGGTCGCGGGTACTGCTCGCTCCATGGGCGTTGAAGTGGTTGACTGA
- the nusG gene encoding transcription termination/antitermination protein NusG produces the protein MLWYAIHTFSGQENNIKKRIEQMIEREGVQEKFGRIIVPTREVVSTVRGRRHVSVQNAMPTYVFIEMVLDELTQHLVMNINGVTHFLGMTPTKRVAIPLQQSEVDRLLGVDPSGSAEGEIQNPYTIGENVRIKEGPFKDFVGVVDEIMEDKTKIKVMVTVFGRSTPVELSYNQVESDIA, from the coding sequence ATGCTTTGGTATGCCATTCACACCTTTTCCGGTCAAGAAAATAACATTAAGAAACGTATCGAGCAGATGATTGAACGCGAAGGCGTTCAGGAAAAGTTCGGCCGTATCATTGTTCCGACCCGCGAAGTGGTTTCCACCGTTCGCGGTCGTCGTCATGTATCGGTGCAGAACGCAATGCCCACTTACGTTTTCATCGAAATGGTGCTGGACGAGCTCACCCAGCATTTGGTGATGAACATTAATGGCGTCACCCATTTCTTAGGAATGACACCCACCAAGAGGGTGGCTATTCCTTTACAACAGAGCGAGGTCGATCGTCTTCTTGGAGTTGATCCTAGTGGCTCCGCGGAAGGCGAGATCCAAAATCCGTACACAATTGGCGAAAATGTCCGCATCAAGGAAGGTCCTTTCAAGGACTTTGTGGGCGTCGTAGACGAAATCATGGAAGACAAGACCAAGATCAAGGTCATGGTCACCGTCTTCGGTCGTTCTACGCCTGTCGAACTTTCCTACAACCAGGTTGAGTCCGACATCGCTTAA